The following is a genomic window from Pseudomonas purpurea.
ACCGTGCACCAACACGTCAAGACCGAGGCGCTCCTGAACCTGCACCGCGTGGCGGATTTCGCTGTGCATGGCATCGGTGTAATCGTTGGCCGACAACTTGCCCTGCTTGAACGCCTGACGCGCCAGCCGGATTGACGCGGTTTGCGGGAACGAACCGATGGTGGTGGTCGGGAACGCCGGCAGTTTCAGGCCGGCACGTTGCAAGTCGATGCGCTTGGCAAATGGGGCATGGCGTTGGCTGTCGGTGTCGCGAATGGCCTTGATCCGCGCCTGCACTTCGGCTTTGTGAATCCGTGGCGACTGCGCACGGCTGGCCTGTACAGCACGGCTTTGGGCCAGGGCGGCTTTGACTTTCAGCGACTGCGGGTCGTTCAGGGCATCGCGCAGCACGGCGATTTCGCCACACTTCTGCACGGCAAACGCCAACCAGCTCTTGAACTCGGCATCGAGTTTGTCTTCACGGTCCAGGTCGACCGGGCTGTGCAGCAGCGAGCAGGAACTGCTGACCCACAGGTTGTCGCCGAAACGTTCCTGCGCCGGTTGCAGTTGCGCCAGCGCTTGTTCCAGTTCACAGCGCCAGACGTTGCGGCCATTGACCAGGCCCACCGACAACACTTTGTAGGTCGGCAGACGGTCGAGCACTTGGCCGAGTTGGTCCGGCGCCCGCACGGCGTCGATGTGCAGGCCGTCCACCGGCAGGCTCACGGCCAGCCCGAGGTTGTCTTCCAGGCCACTGAAGTAGGTGGCCACGAGTTTCTTCAGCGGCGAGTACTGAAGGATGTGGTAGGCGCGTTCGAAGGCGTTTTTCCAGGCTTGCGGCAGGTCGAGGGCGAGGATCGGTTCGTCGATCTGCACCCACTCCACGCCTTGGGCCTTGAGGCGGTTGAGGATTTCACCGTACAGCGGCAGCAGGCGTTCAAGCAGGTCGAGCTTGTCGAAGTCATTGCCCTTGGTTTTACCCAGCCACAGGTAAGTCAGCGGGCCGATGATCACCGGTTTGACGGTGTGACCCAGCGCCTGGGCTTCATCGACTTCGTCGAACAACTGTTCCCAGTTCAGCGTGAACACTTGATCGGCGGTGAACTCCGGGACCAGATAGTGGTAGTTGGTGTCGAACCACTTGGTCAGTTCCTGGGCGTACTGTGCCTTGGCGTGGTCGCCGCCGCAGCACCCGGTGCTGGCGCCACGGGCCATGGCGAACAAGGTGTCGAGGGTCGGGCGGCCCTGAGCGTCCAGGGTGGAGTCGAAGCGCTCGGGGATCACGCCAAAGGTCAGCGAGTGAGTCAGCACCTGGTCGTACCAGGCGAAATCACCCACTGGCAGCAGGTCAATGCCGGCGTCTTTTTGCAGTTGCCAGTGTCTGGCCCGCAATTCACGGCCCACTGTCAGCAATGCGGACTGTTCGAGGTCGCCCTTCCAATAGGATTCAAGGGCTTTTTTCAGTTCGCGGTCGGCACCGATGCGTGGAAAACCGAGTGTATGGGCCAAGGCCATGGCGTGTTCCTCCTGAGTAAATGATGGCGCTATTGTCGACAGCCAACCCAACATGAGACAAACTCAACCTTTTCGTGTTGATCACAAAATTTGCTCATGGAGACCCTGGTGCTCGAAATCCGTCACCTGAAGACCTTGCACGCCTTGCGCGAAGCCGACAGCCTGGTCGAAGCCGCCGAACGCCTGCACCTGACCCAGTCCGCCCTGTCTCACCAGTTCAAAGAGCTGGAAGAGCGCATGGGCATGCCGTTGTTTGTGCGCAAGACCAAACCGGTGCGCTTCACCAGCGCCGGCCTGCGCCTGCTGCAACTGGCCGACGCCACCCTGCCGCTGCTGCGCGGCGCCGAGCGTGACATTGCGCGACTGGCCGGCGGCACCGCCGGGCGGCTGCACATGGCCATCGAATGCCACAGCTGCTTTCAGTGGCTGATGCCGACCATCGACCAGTTCCGCGACGCCTGGCCGGAAGTCGAACTGGACCTGGCCTCGGGCTTCTCCTTCGCCCCGCTGCCGGCCCTGGCCCGTGGCGACCTCGACCTGGTGGTGACGTCCGACCCGGTGGAACTGGCCGGGATCACCTACGTGCCGTTGTTCACCTACGAAGCGATGCTCGCGGTGGCCAACCAGCATCGGCTGGCGAGCAAACCGTACATCGTCCCCGAAGACCTGCTCAGCGAAACCCTGATCACCTACCCGGTGGAACGGGATCGGCTGGACATCTTCACCCGCTTCCTGGAGCCGGCCGACATCGAACCGGCGCAGGTCCGCACCTCGGAGCTGACGGTGATGATGATGCAACTGGTGGCCAGTGGCCGGGGCGTGTGTGGCATGCCGCATTGGGCGCTGCATGAATACAGCTCACGGGGTTACGTGAAGGCCAAGCGGCTGGGAGAGAAAGGTTTGTTTGCCACGCTGTACGCCGGGATCCGCGCGGACATGCTGGATGCGCCGTACATGCGCGACTTCCTGCTGACGGCCAAGGACACGTCGTTCTCGACCCTCGATGGTGTCAGCGCGGTGCGCTGACACCCTCACGCGACACTGTCCCTGCGGCGAGGGAGCTTGCGAACGCCTGCGGATGCCGCTGCCTCCAACATCAGTGCCCGGCAGGCGTGGGCATGGCGGGCGTTCATTCGCTGGACAGTCATGGGTTCAGGCCGTACGACGTTGCTCGAGCATCAGCCGCACCGCCAGCGCCGCCAGTACAAACCCCATGAAATAACGCTGAACCACCAGCCAGGTCGGGTTGTTGACGAACCACGAGGCGATGCCCGCCGCGAACAAGGCAATCAACAGGTTGACTGAAAAGCTCACCGTGATCTGGACCGTGCCCAGGATCAGGCTTTGGGTAAACACCGAACCGTGCTCCGGGGTGATGAACTGCGGGAACACCGAGAGGTAGAACACCGCGATTTTAGGGTTCAGGGCGCTGGTCAAAAAACCCATCAGCACCAGTTTTCGCGAGGAATCCGGCGGCAGTTGCTGCGCTTCGAACGGTGAACGCGCACCGGGTTTGAGCGCCTGCCAGGCCAGCCACAACAGGTACAGGGCCCCGGCCCATTTCAGTACCTCATAGGCCATCGGCACCGCGAGAAACACCGCGGTCAACCCCGCCGCCGCCGCGAACAGGTGAACAAAGAACCCCGCCACCACGCCCAGCAACGACGTCACCCCGGCCTTGCGCCCCTGGCAGATCGAACGGGAAATCAGGTAGATCATGTTCGGCCCCGGCGTGAGCACCATGAGCAGCGCGGCGGCGGCGAAAATCAGCAAGTCTTGCGTGGGAATCATGGAGCAATCCTTTGTCCGTGGACGGTCAGGCCGAAGGGGTCAGCGATGAGCGATAAAACGGCAGGATCAGGTCCCGTGTCAATGGCGCCAACACCAGATCGCCATCGGTTGCAGGGTCGATCCAGACCACTTCCTCGATCTCTGCCGCCGGGGTGACGTCGCACGCGATATGCACCAGGAACAACTCGGCCTGCACTTCGAAGCCCGGCTCATTGACGGCGGGCGCCGAGAAGTGTCCGAGGTAGCTCGCCTGGGCGGGTTCGATCACCAGCCCGAGTTCTTCTTCCAGCTCACGGGTCAGGGCATCGACCGGCCGCTCATGGGCTTCAATCTTGCCGCCCGGTTGCATGAAGGCCTGGGTGCCGCGCTTGCGCACCAGCAGGGTGCGATTATCGGTGCCGATCAAAAGCGCGGCGGCAATGCGGATGATGGAGGGCAATGGAGCCGTGGATAAAACAGTCATGAGAATGCTGGCCTTGAACGCAAAGGCGCAAGGATCACACGCCCATGACCGTCGGGGCAATTGATGCCCCCGGTTCAGCCTGTTGCAGCGATGAACTCTTGTGGCTCCGGGATTTTTACAAAAACACTGTACTTGCCACCTTCCATGGCCTCGAAGGCAATGAGTTTTTCCACCAACGGCCCGCTCAACACCTTGCCGGCATTGAGCAACAACATGCCATTGTCGGCATTCAGGTTGCGCGCCAGCACCATGCCCGCCGCCAGATCACGGGTGCCCATCACCTTCACGTTCGGGTCCGCCAGGGTGACATCGCTCAAGTACGCCGCACACACCTTGATGAAGTCTTCTACCAGGTCCGGATCGTAGAGTTTGCCGGTGTATTGGCGGATATAGACCAGCGCTTCATCGCTGTTCATCTGCCGTTCGAGGATCAAGCCGCGCTGCAATTCGATGAAGTCCACTGCCAGCTTCAACAACCGCGAGCCGAAGGGAATCGCCTCGCCCTTGAGGCGATCCGGAAAACCGCTGCCATCCCAGCGCTCCTGATGATGAAGGATCAGCCGCGCGGCATCCTTCATCGGGTCGAGGGTCATCAACAGCGACTCGCTCTGTTTCGGGTAACTGCGATAGCGCTCGCGGTCCGTGTGGTGCAGCAGGTCTGCGGGCGCCGTCATCATGCTGTCGGTCCAGCTCATCTTGCCAATGTTGTAGAGCGCGGCCGCCATGATCAGGTTGCGGCTGCTGACTTCGTCCAACTCATGGAGTTTGCAGTAAACCCGGATCAACTCGATGGTCTGCCGGCTGGTCTGCTTGGAGGGCGGCAGGCGCAGGTTGGCCAGCAGCGAGAACATCTCGGTGCCGGTGACATAGCTGTGCTTGAGCTCTTCGTATGCCAGGTCAAGCA
Proteins encoded in this region:
- the metE gene encoding 5-methyltetrahydropteroyltriglutamate--homocysteine S-methyltransferase, whose product is MALAHTLGFPRIGADRELKKALESYWKGDLEQSALLTVGRELRARHWQLQKDAGIDLLPVGDFAWYDQVLTHSLTFGVIPERFDSTLDAQGRPTLDTLFAMARGASTGCCGGDHAKAQYAQELTKWFDTNYHYLVPEFTADQVFTLNWEQLFDEVDEAQALGHTVKPVIIGPLTYLWLGKTKGNDFDKLDLLERLLPLYGEILNRLKAQGVEWVQIDEPILALDLPQAWKNAFERAYHILQYSPLKKLVATYFSGLEDNLGLAVSLPVDGLHIDAVRAPDQLGQVLDRLPTYKVLSVGLVNGRNVWRCELEQALAQLQPAQERFGDNLWVSSSCSLLHSPVDLDREDKLDAEFKSWLAFAVQKCGEIAVLRDALNDPQSLKVKAALAQSRAVQASRAQSPRIHKAEVQARIKAIRDTDSQRHAPFAKRIDLQRAGLKLPAFPTTTIGSFPQTASIRLARQAFKQGKLSANDYTDAMHSEIRHAVQVQERLGLDVLVHGEAERNDMVEYFAEQLDGYLFTRFGWVQSYGSRCVKPAVIYGDLSRPKAMTVDWITYAQSLTDKVMKGMLTGPVTMLMWSFPREDVSRKVQAQQLALALRDEVVDLEKAGIKIVQIDEAAFREGLPLRRAQWQAYLDWAVEAFRLSASGVRDETQIHTHMCYSEFNDVIQSIAAMDADVITIETSRSDMELLEAFEAFDYPNDIGPGVYDIHSPRVPDTAEMVKLISKAVQRIPAERLWVNPDCGLKTRAWPETEAALVNMVAAARQLRSQLA
- the metR gene encoding transcriptional regulator MetR, which translates into the protein MLEIRHLKTLHALREADSLVEAAERLHLTQSALSHQFKELEERMGMPLFVRKTKPVRFTSAGLRLLQLADATLPLLRGAERDIARLAGGTAGRLHMAIECHSCFQWLMPTIDQFRDAWPEVELDLASGFSFAPLPALARGDLDLVVTSDPVELAGITYVPLFTYEAMLAVANQHRLASKPYIVPEDLLSETLITYPVERDRLDIFTRFLEPADIEPAQVRTSELTVMMMQLVASGRGVCGMPHWALHEYSSRGYVKAKRLGEKGLFATLYAGIRADMLDAPYMRDFLLTAKDTSFSTLDGVSAVR
- a CDS encoding LysE family translocator, with protein sequence MIPTQDLLIFAAAALLMVLTPGPNMIYLISRSICQGRKAGVTSLLGVVAGFFVHLFAAAAGLTAVFLAVPMAYEVLKWAGALYLLWLAWQALKPGARSPFEAQQLPPDSSRKLVLMGFLTSALNPKIAVFYLSVFPQFITPEHGSVFTQSLILGTVQITVSFSVNLLIALFAAGIASWFVNNPTWLVVQRYFMGFVLAALAVRLMLEQRRTA
- a CDS encoding NUDIX domain-containing protein, with translation MTVLSTAPLPSIIRIAAALLIGTDNRTLLVRKRGTQAFMQPGGKIEAHERPVDALTRELEEELGLVIEPAQASYLGHFSAPAVNEPGFEVQAELFLVHIACDVTPAAEIEEVVWIDPATDGDLVLAPLTRDLILPFYRSSLTPSA
- a CDS encoding HD domain-containing phosphohydrolase, which encodes MEEQPPMTQASKPRVLLVDDEEPILNSLRRLLRTQPYEVVLATSGAQALEIMAQQPVDLVMTDARMPNMDGATLLAHIHERYPDTVRILLTGYADLPTIIKAINDGQIDRYLSKPWSDEEMLLTLRQSLFHQDCERERIRLVQVTWDQNEQLKMLNESLEKRVLARTAELQQTADMLDLAYEELKHSYVTGTEMFSLLANLRLPPSKQTSRQTIELIRVYCKLHELDEVSSRNLIMAAALYNIGKMSWTDSMMTAPADLLHHTDRERYRSYPKQSESLLMTLDPMKDAARLILHHQERWDGSGFPDRLKGEAIPFGSRLLKLAVDFIELQRGLILERQMNSDEALVYIRQYTGKLYDPDLVEDFIKVCAAYLSDVTLADPNVKVMGTRDLAAGMVLARNLNADNGMLLLNAGKVLSGPLVEKLIAFEAMEGGKYSVFVKIPEPQEFIAATG